A stretch of Miscanthus floridulus cultivar M001 chromosome 13, ASM1932011v1, whole genome shotgun sequence DNA encodes these proteins:
- the LOC136500278 gene encoding uncharacterized protein, with product MLKKLNKNGIKFEGKKKKFFTSSRRKPISKMNCNNCGYLGHLAHQCPKPKKDKYKKKYKGKKHDSSDDDDDEKKKNKTYKKKDGKKKKFHKKKKNGKAYIVGDWFMDIESSSGSSNDESKNEKEKVATLVIGFSLSSPTPPSSSSMHLCLMAKCERKVLNEDDSSGDDNASDDENDSDSDEE from the coding sequence atgcttaagaagctaaacaagaatggtatcAAGTTTgaaggcaagaagaagaaattcttcactagtagtagaaggaagcccatctctaaaatgAATTGCAATAATTGTGGAtatcttggtcatctagctcatcagtgccccaaacccaagaaagataagtacaagaagaagtacaagggaaagaaacatgactcaagtgatgatgatgatgatgagaagaagaagaacaagacatACAAGaaaaaggatggcaagaagaagaaatttcacaagaagaagaagaatggcaaggcctatattgttggtgattggttcatggacattgaatcatcaagtggctcatccaatgatgaaagtaaaaatgagaaggagaaggtggccactCTTGTGATTGGCttttcactatcttcaccgacaccaccgtcatcatcctctatgcacctatgcctcatggccaagTGTGAACGAAAGGTACTAAATgaggatgatagtagtggtgatgacaatgctagtgatgatgagaatgatagtgatagtgatgaagaataa
- the LOC136499246 gene encoding phosphatidylinositol/phosphatidylcholine transfer protein SFH6-like isoform X1, with amino-acid sequence MQTVAIEDWVRERDVSAGLSRNPELTVAKMSVSHAEDIEISLCGGNSEDERRRRKIGSLRRKAIHALKKRGRRRVDFRFPPAAISIEDVRDAEEERAVASFRERLAAHSLLPEKHDDYHMMLRFLKARKFEAEKAMQMWSEMLKWRKEFGTDTILEDFVFEELDDVLCYYPQGYHGVDREGRPVYIERLGKVDPNKLMQTTSVDRYIKYHVQEFERAFRERFPACTLAAKRHIDSTTTILDVQGVGFKNFSKTARELVHRMQKIDSDYYPETLHQMFVVNAGSGFKWIWNSVKGFLDPKTSSKIHVLGSNYQSRLLEVIDSSELPEFLGGSCTCSDKGGCLGSNKGPWNDPYILKLIHNLEAGCVREIKPVSEGDERKSSFRLEQMKWQGMLSDTSNAESGSDVDDFGPSFVHKVSDYGCLTPVHEEVKGTDCATYLSCDDQSHPDMAPESYHGVRRITEMVQKPMADFRQYSTNRRPCDLGNNALNVNGTVVQRGWENVVKLVVTALIKLFSFIRLFISRAERRLENVNRPAPPATPAAEKPKPRVVSDEEVCACLQRLDNLESLYNHLATKPPQIPEDKELILLRSFERIRSVEADLEKTKRTLNATVAKQKALVETLESVQESSRVKKRMFCS; translated from the exons ATGCAG ACAGTGGCAATTGAAGATTGGGTGCGAGAGCGCGACGTCTCAGCTGGGCTATCCAGGAATCCAGAATTAACGGTGGCGAAGATGTCTG TGAGCCATGCGGAGGACATTGAGATATCGCTGTGCGGCGGCAACTCGGAGGatgagcggcggcggcgcaagATCGGCTCGCTGCGGCGGAAGGCCATCCACGCGCTCAAGAAGCGAGGGAGGCGCCGCGTCGACTTCCGCTTcccgccggcggccatctccatCGAGGACGTCCGCGACGCCGAGGAGGAGCGCGCCGTCGCCTCTTTCCGGGAGCGCCTCGCGGCGCACAGCCTCCTCCCCGAGAAGCATGATgactaccacatgatgctaag GTTCCTGAAGGCCAGGAAGTTCGAAGCCGAGAAGGCAATGCAGATGTGGTCAGAGATGCTGAAATGGAGGAAGGAGTTCGGAACTGACACGATCCTTGAG GATTTTGTTTTTGAGGAACTGGATGATGTGCTGTGCTACTACCCTCAGGGCTACCATGGTGTTGACCGCGAAGGCCGGCCGGTGTACATTGAGAGGCTAGGGAAGGTGGATCCGAACAAGCTCATGCAGACCACGTCGGTGGATCGCTACATCAAGTACCATGTCCAGGAGTTTGAGAGGGCCTTCAGGGAGAGGTTCCCTGCCTGCACATTGGCTGCTAAGAGGCACATTGACTCCACCACTACCATCTTGGACGTCCAGGGTGTG GGGTTTAAGAATTTCTCCAAGACTGCAAGAGAACTAGTACACCGGATGCAGAAGATTGATAGTGACTATTATCCTGAG ACACTCCACCAAATGTTTGTCGTGAACGCTGGCAGTGGATTCAAGTGGATCTGGAATAGTGTGAAGGGCTTCCTTGACCCAAAAACTTCATCCAAGATTCAT GTGCTCGGTTCGAACTACCAGAGTAGGCTTCTTGAAGTAATAGATTCGAG TGAGTTGCCAgaattccttggtggttcatgcaCCTGTAGTGACAAGGGTGGTTGTCTTGGATCGAACAAAGGGCCGTGGAATGATCCTTATATATTGAAG CTGATCCACAATTTGGAAGCTGGATGCGTGAGGGAAATCAAACCTGTTTCTGAGGGGGACGAAAGAAAGTCTTCCTTTCGGCTGGAACAGATGAAA TGGCAGGGCATGTTAAGTGATACATCAAATGCTGAATCAGGATCTGATGTTGATGATTTTGGTCCGTCATTTGTTCATAAAGTTTCTGACTATGGTTGCTTGACTCCAGTTCATGAGGAA GTAAAGGGCACAGATTGTGCAACATACTTAAGCTGTGATGATCAAAGTCACCCGGATATGGCTCCTGAATCTTACCATGGAGTGCGACGAATTACTGAAATGGTGCAGAAACCAATGGCTGATTTCAGGCAATATTCCACCAACAGAAGGCCTTGTGATTTAG GGAACAATGCTCTTAATGTCAACGGCACTGTTGTTCAAAGGGGCTGGGAAAATGTGGTGAAGCTAGTAGTTACAGCTTTGATCAAGCTCTTTTCCTTCATCCGCCTTTTCATCTCTAGAGCTGAGAGGAGGCTTGAGAACGTCAATCGCCCTGCTCCACCAGCAACCCCAGCAGCAGAGAAGCCAAAGCCTCGAGTCGTCAGTGATGAAGAGGTGTGTGCCTGCCTACAGCGTCTCGACAATCTCGAATCGCTGTACAATCACCTTGCCACCAAACCGCCGCAGATCCCAGAGGACAAGGAACTCATTCTGTTGAGATCATTCGAGCGGATCAGATCTGTTGAGGCTGACCTTGAGAAGACCAAAAGA ACGTTAAATGCGACAGTGGCGAAGCAGAAAGCATTGGTGGAGACTCTGGAATCTGTACAGGAGTCGTCTAGAGTCAAG AAGCGGATGTTCTGTTCATAG
- the LOC136499246 gene encoding phosphatidylinositol/phosphatidylcholine transfer protein SFH6-like isoform X2, producing the protein MSVSHAEDIEISLCGGNSEDERRRRKIGSLRRKAIHALKKRGRRRVDFRFPPAAISIEDVRDAEEERAVASFRERLAAHSLLPEKHDDYHMMLRFLKARKFEAEKAMQMWSEMLKWRKEFGTDTILEDFVFEELDDVLCYYPQGYHGVDREGRPVYIERLGKVDPNKLMQTTSVDRYIKYHVQEFERAFRERFPACTLAAKRHIDSTTTILDVQGVGFKNFSKTARELVHRMQKIDSDYYPETLHQMFVVNAGSGFKWIWNSVKGFLDPKTSSKIHVLGSNYQSRLLEVIDSSELPEFLGGSCTCSDKGGCLGSNKGPWNDPYILKLIHNLEAGCVREIKPVSEGDERKSSFRLEQMKWQGMLSDTSNAESGSDVDDFGPSFVHKVSDYGCLTPVHEEVKGTDCATYLSCDDQSHPDMAPESYHGVRRITEMVQKPMADFRQYSTNRRPCDLGNNALNVNGTVVQRGWENVVKLVVTALIKLFSFIRLFISRAERRLENVNRPAPPATPAAEKPKPRVVSDEEVCACLQRLDNLESLYNHLATKPPQIPEDKELILLRSFERIRSVEADLEKTKRTLNATVAKQKALVETLESVQESSRVKKRMFCS; encoded by the exons ATGTCTG TGAGCCATGCGGAGGACATTGAGATATCGCTGTGCGGCGGCAACTCGGAGGatgagcggcggcggcgcaagATCGGCTCGCTGCGGCGGAAGGCCATCCACGCGCTCAAGAAGCGAGGGAGGCGCCGCGTCGACTTCCGCTTcccgccggcggccatctccatCGAGGACGTCCGCGACGCCGAGGAGGAGCGCGCCGTCGCCTCTTTCCGGGAGCGCCTCGCGGCGCACAGCCTCCTCCCCGAGAAGCATGATgactaccacatgatgctaag GTTCCTGAAGGCCAGGAAGTTCGAAGCCGAGAAGGCAATGCAGATGTGGTCAGAGATGCTGAAATGGAGGAAGGAGTTCGGAACTGACACGATCCTTGAG GATTTTGTTTTTGAGGAACTGGATGATGTGCTGTGCTACTACCCTCAGGGCTACCATGGTGTTGACCGCGAAGGCCGGCCGGTGTACATTGAGAGGCTAGGGAAGGTGGATCCGAACAAGCTCATGCAGACCACGTCGGTGGATCGCTACATCAAGTACCATGTCCAGGAGTTTGAGAGGGCCTTCAGGGAGAGGTTCCCTGCCTGCACATTGGCTGCTAAGAGGCACATTGACTCCACCACTACCATCTTGGACGTCCAGGGTGTG GGGTTTAAGAATTTCTCCAAGACTGCAAGAGAACTAGTACACCGGATGCAGAAGATTGATAGTGACTATTATCCTGAG ACACTCCACCAAATGTTTGTCGTGAACGCTGGCAGTGGATTCAAGTGGATCTGGAATAGTGTGAAGGGCTTCCTTGACCCAAAAACTTCATCCAAGATTCAT GTGCTCGGTTCGAACTACCAGAGTAGGCTTCTTGAAGTAATAGATTCGAG TGAGTTGCCAgaattccttggtggttcatgcaCCTGTAGTGACAAGGGTGGTTGTCTTGGATCGAACAAAGGGCCGTGGAATGATCCTTATATATTGAAG CTGATCCACAATTTGGAAGCTGGATGCGTGAGGGAAATCAAACCTGTTTCTGAGGGGGACGAAAGAAAGTCTTCCTTTCGGCTGGAACAGATGAAA TGGCAGGGCATGTTAAGTGATACATCAAATGCTGAATCAGGATCTGATGTTGATGATTTTGGTCCGTCATTTGTTCATAAAGTTTCTGACTATGGTTGCTTGACTCCAGTTCATGAGGAA GTAAAGGGCACAGATTGTGCAACATACTTAAGCTGTGATGATCAAAGTCACCCGGATATGGCTCCTGAATCTTACCATGGAGTGCGACGAATTACTGAAATGGTGCAGAAACCAATGGCTGATTTCAGGCAATATTCCACCAACAGAAGGCCTTGTGATTTAG GGAACAATGCTCTTAATGTCAACGGCACTGTTGTTCAAAGGGGCTGGGAAAATGTGGTGAAGCTAGTAGTTACAGCTTTGATCAAGCTCTTTTCCTTCATCCGCCTTTTCATCTCTAGAGCTGAGAGGAGGCTTGAGAACGTCAATCGCCCTGCTCCACCAGCAACCCCAGCAGCAGAGAAGCCAAAGCCTCGAGTCGTCAGTGATGAAGAGGTGTGTGCCTGCCTACAGCGTCTCGACAATCTCGAATCGCTGTACAATCACCTTGCCACCAAACCGCCGCAGATCCCAGAGGACAAGGAACTCATTCTGTTGAGATCATTCGAGCGGATCAGATCTGTTGAGGCTGACCTTGAGAAGACCAAAAGA ACGTTAAATGCGACAGTGGCGAAGCAGAAAGCATTGGTGGAGACTCTGGAATCTGTACAGGAGTCGTCTAGAGTCAAG AAGCGGATGTTCTGTTCATAG